One Nitrospira sp. DNA window includes the following coding sequences:
- a CDS encoding Pyridoxamine 5'-phosphate oxidase-related, FMN-binding — translation MSMPVTMSNEEVHAAWVALTEAVRTAVLLTLRQGQPFGSHVPYLIGDDWSRIYLHLSRMALHTQHLLTDSRVSLFIAEPDGPGKNPLALQRMNLLGEAAILPPTDGSYETVKHRYLAKFPQSRMMFGFGDFGLWELRMSGAHLVLGFGQAYQARSIAPGQWTHRKPDQKAPTKS, via the coding sequence ATGTCGATGCCTGTTACGATGTCGAACGAAGAGGTTCACGCCGCCTGGGTGGCCCTCACCGAGGCGGTGCGGACCGCCGTGCTATTGACCCTGCGACAGGGACAGCCCTTCGGCTCGCACGTGCCTTACCTGATCGGGGACGACTGGTCACGCATCTATCTCCACCTCAGTCGCATGGCGCTTCACACCCAACACCTGCTGACGGATTCCCGTGTCAGCCTGTTCATTGCCGAACCGGATGGGCCGGGCAAGAATCCGCTGGCCTTGCAACGCATGAACTTACTGGGTGAAGCGGCGATCCTGCCCCCGACCGATGGATCGTATGAAACCGTGAAGCACCGTTACCTTGCGAAGTTTCCACAATCTCGGATGATGTTCGGATTCGGCGACTTTGGCCTGTGGGAATTGCGCATGAGCGGTGCGCACCTGGTGCTTGGGTTCGGCCAGGCCTACCAAGCCCGCTCGATCGCGCCCGGACAATGGACCCACCGGAAACCGGACCAGAAAGCCCCTACGAAAAGCTAA
- a CDS encoding Dodecin, a flavin storage/sequestration protein has translation MSVARVTEIIAASPKSFDDAIHIGVARANKTLQNVKSAWVEDQKVDIEDGKITQYRVALKVTFVLKD, from the coding sequence ATGTCTGTTGCACGCGTGACGGAAATCATTGCCGCTTCGCCGAAGAGCTTTGATGACGCGATTCACATCGGCGTCGCCCGCGCGAACAAGACGCTGCAGAACGTGAAGAGCGCCTGGGTCGAGGACCAGAAGGTGGATATCGAAGACGGAAAAATCACGCAGTATCGCGTGGCCTTGAAGGTCACGTTCGTCCTGAAGGACTAG
- a CDS encoding diguanylate cyclase/phosphodiesterase (GGDEF & EAL domains) with PAS/PAC sensor(s) produces the protein MSMTAGQVPQPPPPAILIVDDDPDIALVLHDLLSHAGYRVEVAGTGAEALAKAKSESFAAALLDLMLPDMDGLSVLTLLKEIDPVLPVIMLTAFVEVAKKHGSLTEGAFGYLTKPYDAEELKALIRRAVGLKDLSVEAAATKQALTASEERFREVVQTAPDAIVLADEDGHILSWNGAAERLFGYAAGEVLGQSLTMIMPERYRVNHERALERVRTTGEVRLKGAIVTMHGLHKEGREFPIEMSLSSWISGGRRFHCGIARDITARKEAEARLLQQQIEQQVLLDLMPAMVWYKDPHNRILRANRRAAESIDKTVADLEGRRTEEFYPEEAEKYHQDDLEVIVSGRPKLGIIERYQTGTGEKRWVQTDKVPYPDTQGNILGVLVFAQDITERKRTEEALRESEERLRAVVEAAPNGIILVDAEGKILLANARFEAQFGYGRHELLGQSIDRLIPERLRAGDPRQRSVFPTNPAHLSLGNRRDLVGLRKDGTEFPLAITLTPPTTADGIFVLSSIHDIQGAA, from the coding sequence ATGTCTATGACCGCCGGTCAAGTGCCTCAGCCTCCTCCACCTGCCATCCTCATCGTAGACGACGATCCCGACATTGCCCTCGTGCTGCACGATCTTCTGTCCCACGCCGGCTACCGTGTGGAGGTGGCCGGCACCGGCGCGGAGGCGCTGGCCAAGGCGAAATCAGAGTCGTTTGCGGCCGCGCTGCTGGATTTGATGCTGCCCGACATGGACGGCCTGTCCGTCCTGACCCTGCTGAAAGAGATCGATCCCGTGTTGCCGGTCATCATGTTGACCGCGTTCGTCGAGGTGGCGAAGAAACATGGATCGCTGACCGAGGGCGCCTTTGGGTACTTGACCAAGCCCTATGATGCAGAAGAGTTGAAAGCGCTGATCCGCCGCGCGGTGGGGTTGAAAGACCTCTCCGTCGAGGCTGCCGCAACCAAACAGGCCTTGACGGCCAGTGAGGAACGGTTTCGCGAGGTCGTGCAGACCGCTCCCGACGCGATCGTGCTCGCCGACGAGGACGGACACATTTTGTCGTGGAACGGGGCGGCCGAGCGGCTGTTCGGGTATGCGGCTGGCGAGGTGCTGGGACAGTCGCTGACCATGATCATGCCGGAGCGGTATCGCGTGAACCATGAGCGGGCGTTGGAACGAGTCCGCACGACCGGAGAGGTGCGCCTCAAGGGCGCCATCGTCACGATGCACGGTCTGCACAAAGAGGGCCGGGAATTTCCGATCGAGATGTCGCTCAGCAGTTGGATCTCCGGCGGCAGGCGGTTCCACTGCGGCATCGCACGGGATATCACGGCCAGGAAAGAAGCGGAGGCGCGTCTGCTGCAGCAACAGATCGAGCAACAGGTGTTGTTGGATTTGATGCCCGCGATGGTCTGGTACAAGGACCCCCACAATCGTATCCTGCGGGCGAACCGGCGCGCGGCCGAATCCATCGACAAGACCGTCGCCGACCTCGAAGGACGGCGGACCGAAGAATTCTATCCGGAGGAGGCCGAGAAATATCACCAGGACGATCTGGAGGTGATCGTGTCGGGCCGACCGAAACTCGGGATCATCGAACGCTATCAAACGGGGACCGGTGAAAAACGTTGGGTGCAGACCGACAAGGTGCCCTATCCCGATACGCAGGGCAACATCCTCGGCGTGCTGGTGTTCGCGCAAGACATCACGGAGCGGAAACGGACCGAAGAGGCGCTGCGCGAGAGCGAGGAGCGCCTGAGGGCCGTGGTGGAAGCCGCACCGAACGGCATCATCCTGGTCGATGCCGAGGGAAAGATTCTGCTGGCCAATGCCCGGTTCGAAGCACAATTCGGGTATGGTCGCCACGAACTCCTCGGACAATCCATCGACCGGCTCATTCCCGAGCGGTTGCGCGCCGGAGATCCCCGACAGCGTTCCGTCTTTCCGACCAATCCCGCTCACCTGTCACTGGGGAACCGCCGCGATCTCGTCGGCTTGCGAAAAGACGGCACGGAATTTCCCCTTGCGATCACCCTCACGCCGCCGACAACGGCGGATGGGATCTTCGTCCTGTCGTCCATCCACGACATTCAAGGCGCTGCATGA
- a CDS encoding DNA topoisomerase VI subunit B — protein sequence MATKTSSTSASSSTKPRSPISVSEPAASRKKSSNGEKSAPAVTAVEMGARQREISVSEFFTKNRHLLGFDNPRKALLTCVKEAVDNALDACEEAGILPDVTVKLDTLADGPAPVAPSQATRFRITVTDNGPGIVRQQIPRIFAKLLYGSKFHRMRMSRGQQGIGISAAGMYGQLTTGKPVKVISRTGPRAAAHYFEVQIDTKKNEPLVHENKQIDWAQPQGTEVVLEVEGRYQKGRASVDEWLEQTSIANPHVRLIYRTPEGETKEYPRTYHELPPSPREIKPHPYGIEFGVLLKMLQDTKSHTVAGFLASDFCRVSPALAEEICKAAKLSPHTKPREVRHQAAETLYKTIQTTKIMAPPTNCISPIGEKAILSGLYKQIKGEFYTAVSRPPAVYRGNPFIIEAGLAFGKNPDEAAKPQQAAVPLAEGEDQDHDTELARVIRYANRVPLLYQQSACATFKAVLSTTWRNYGVTQSRGALPAGPMVIFVHMASVWVPFTSESKEAIADYDEIQKEITLALREAGRRLGIFLRRRERAASEFRRRNIFDLYIEEVVEACNRLKGGKLPTEKLKEQLHKIASSRTGGLKTDEALGKTGTGPEGLPHSIIVTPEGIEGEIKASEEDPAPSSKTPQALPVAKRKASAKAGQQDLFVEEKSIGKKTTPATRRSKQSSVTRKRK from the coding sequence ATGGCCACCAAGACATCATCGACATCTGCTTCATCTTCGACCAAGCCCCGATCCCCAATCAGCGTCTCTGAACCGGCCGCCTCCCGAAAAAAATCTTCCAACGGGGAGAAGTCTGCGCCTGCGGTCACGGCCGTGGAGATGGGGGCGCGGCAGCGGGAGATTTCCGTCTCCGAGTTTTTCACCAAGAACCGCCACCTGCTCGGGTTCGATAATCCGCGGAAGGCGCTGTTGACCTGTGTCAAGGAAGCCGTGGACAACGCGCTCGATGCCTGCGAAGAAGCGGGCATTCTCCCGGACGTGACGGTGAAACTCGACACGTTGGCCGATGGGCCGGCGCCGGTCGCGCCGAGCCAGGCGACCCGTTTCCGGATCACCGTGACCGACAACGGGCCGGGCATCGTCCGCCAGCAGATTCCCCGCATCTTCGCCAAGCTGCTGTACGGCTCGAAATTCCACCGCATGCGCATGAGCCGGGGACAGCAGGGCATCGGCATTTCCGCCGCCGGGATGTACGGCCAGTTGACGACCGGCAAGCCGGTCAAGGTGATTTCCCGCACCGGACCGCGTGCGGCGGCGCATTATTTCGAGGTGCAGATCGACACGAAGAAAAACGAGCCGCTGGTGCACGAGAACAAACAGATCGACTGGGCGCAGCCCCAAGGCACGGAGGTGGTGCTCGAAGTGGAGGGTCGCTATCAGAAGGGCCGCGCCTCGGTCGATGAATGGCTGGAGCAAACGTCGATCGCGAATCCGCATGTGCGGCTGATCTATCGGACGCCGGAAGGAGAGACGAAAGAGTACCCCCGGACGTACCACGAACTGCCGCCTTCACCGAGGGAGATCAAGCCGCATCCCTACGGGATCGAGTTCGGCGTGCTGCTCAAGATGTTGCAGGACACGAAGAGCCATACGGTCGCGGGTTTTCTGGCGAGCGACTTTTGCCGGGTCTCGCCGGCCCTGGCGGAGGAGATCTGCAAGGCGGCGAAACTGTCCCCTCACACCAAACCGCGCGAGGTGAGGCACCAGGCGGCTGAAACGCTCTACAAGACGATTCAGACGACCAAGATCATGGCGCCGCCGACGAACTGCATTTCGCCGATCGGCGAGAAGGCGATTTTGTCCGGGCTGTACAAACAGATCAAGGGTGAATTCTATACGGCGGTGAGTCGTCCGCCCGCCGTGTATCGCGGGAACCCCTTCATCATCGAAGCGGGGCTGGCGTTCGGCAAGAATCCGGACGAGGCGGCGAAGCCGCAGCAGGCTGCCGTGCCCTTGGCGGAGGGCGAAGATCAGGATCACGATACCGAACTGGCGCGGGTGATTCGTTATGCCAACCGGGTGCCGTTGCTCTATCAACAATCGGCCTGCGCGACCTTCAAGGCGGTGCTCAGCACCACCTGGCGCAACTATGGCGTGACCCAGTCGCGCGGCGCACTTCCCGCCGGGCCGATGGTGATTTTCGTCCACATGGCTTCGGTCTGGGTGCCCTTCACCAGCGAGTCGAAGGAAGCGATCGCGGACTACGATGAAATCCAGAAGGAAATCACCCTAGCGCTGCGCGAGGCAGGTCGAAGGCTGGGCATCTTTCTGCGGCGGCGGGAACGGGCCGCCAGCGAATTCCGGCGGCGCAATATCTTCGATCTCTATATCGAAGAGGTGGTGGAGGCCTGCAATCGCCTGAAGGGCGGCAAGCTTCCCACGGAGAAATTGAAGGAGCAGTTGCACAAGATCGCCAGTTCACGGACCGGCGGACTCAAGACCGATGAAGCCTTGGGCAAAACCGGGACGGGCCCCGAAGGGTTGCCTCACTCGATCATCGTGACGCCGGAGGGAATCGAAGGGGAAATCAAGGCGTCGGAGGAGGATCCGGCCCCGTCGAGCAAGACACCGCAGGCCTTGCCGGTTGCGAAGAGGAAGGCTTCGGCGAAGGCGGGGCAACAAGATTTGTTCGTCGAGGAGAAGTCGATCGGCAAGAAGACGACACCCGCAACGAGACGATCCAAACAATCCTCCGTCACCCGCAAAAGGAAATAG
- a CDS encoding DNA topoisomerase VI subunit A gives MAQTKPKKDGAVEKKLVGMADVVIAAAQRAKDPTFAIPIRALSNVSFNPRRGLIEMGDKKQGRSFFNVGMAKKFMQTMLVADALSELQRADLTTSLREIYYRTKHTIQDSHENTFDTQDESDPIIEDLEVSLVALREELHVRAENSGSIVGPVVFGDDGDRVDCAKLGKGGYSVPSIVEPEYLEIRRCTADFVLLVEKGTQWNRLSEDKFWRRYNCVLLTGNGQPPRGVRRLARRLHEEYKLPVYVLVDNDPWGYYIYSVVKQGSINLAFESQRMAIPKAKFIGLSSADPERYELPRNVGIKLNEKDVTRAKELLNYQWFQKPAWQQEIKRMLTSGLKYELDALANKDFQYLTKKYLPRKLKEKDWLD, from the coding sequence ATGGCACAGACGAAACCGAAGAAGGACGGCGCGGTGGAGAAAAAACTCGTCGGTATGGCCGATGTAGTGATCGCGGCGGCGCAACGCGCCAAGGATCCGACCTTCGCGATTCCGATCCGCGCCCTGTCCAACGTGTCGTTCAACCCTCGCAGGGGTTTGATCGAGATGGGCGACAAGAAGCAGGGCCGGTCGTTTTTCAACGTCGGCATGGCCAAGAAGTTCATGCAGACCATGCTGGTCGCCGATGCGCTCTCCGAACTGCAGCGGGCCGACCTGACCACCTCGCTCAGGGAGATCTACTACCGCACGAAACACACCATCCAAGATTCCCACGAGAACACGTTCGACACGCAGGACGAGTCCGACCCGATCATCGAGGATCTGGAAGTCTCGTTGGTCGCGCTCCGGGAAGAGCTCCATGTGCGGGCGGAGAACAGCGGCAGTATCGTGGGGCCGGTGGTCTTCGGCGACGACGGCGACCGGGTGGATTGCGCCAAGCTGGGCAAGGGTGGGTATTCGGTCCCCTCGATCGTCGAGCCGGAATATCTGGAGATCCGCCGCTGCACGGCCGACTTCGTGTTGTTGGTGGAAAAGGGCACGCAGTGGAACCGGCTCTCCGAAGACAAGTTCTGGCGACGCTACAACTGCGTGCTGCTGACCGGCAACGGCCAGCCTCCACGCGGCGTCCGCCGGTTGGCGCGCCGGCTCCATGAAGAGTACAAGCTCCCGGTCTATGTGCTGGTCGATAACGATCCCTGGGGCTACTACATCTATTCAGTGGTGAAACAGGGCTCGATCAACCTCGCCTTCGAGAGCCAGCGGATGGCGATTCCCAAGGCCAAGTTCATCGGGCTTTCCAGCGCCGACCCAGAGCGGTATGAGCTGCCGCGCAACGTCGGCATCAAGCTGAACGAGAAGGACGTCACCCGCGCGAAGGAGCTGTTGAACTACCAGTGGTTCCAGAAACCGGCTTGGCAGCAGGAAATCAAACGGATGCTGACGAGCGGCCTCAAGTACGAACTGGACGCGCTCGCGAATAAGGACTTTCAATACTTGACCAAGAAATATCTGCCGCGCAAACTAAAGGAAAAGGACTGGTTGGATTAG